The following nucleotide sequence is from uncultured Draconibacterium sp..
TAACGAACTTGCACCACGAATAAAAAAGTCGGATGCATCTTTACCGGGTTGTCCCGATCTTTGTTGCGTAAAGAATCCCGGCATTTTTCCATACAGGGCATTCTGCACACTTGATGTTGGAATGGTTTTTAACTCCCTTGCCTGAATGGCACTAACAGATCCGGTACTGGTAATCCTTTTGGTTTCACCGTAACCAACAACTACAACTTCATCAAGGTCGGTTAAATCCGGAGCCAAAACAACATCTAAAACCGTTTCACCGGTTACGATCATCTCTTCCTTCTTAAACCCGATAAATGAATAGATTAGTTTCTCTCCTGTTTTGACTGAAATTTGATATTTCCCGTCAAAATCCGTTGTTGTTCCAATGGTAGTTCCGTCAATAACAACATTTACGCCGGGCAGTAACTCCCCATCGGATGATGATACAATTCCGCTAACAGTAATTTGCTGAGCCAGAACCACTTGAAAGAATTGTATACTTATTAGTAGTAATAATAATTTTTTCATATTCAATAAATTGACATTTATATTGTTATTGTGATCACTCCCAGCCTGGATTTTGAACCATATTCTGGTTTTTAATCACCTCTGAATAAGGAATTGGATATAAATATTGCCGCTCCTGGAAAGTGGTTGACAATACATCCACGAAGTTTGGAATCATAGCACCACCACTTTTAATGATAACTAATCCTTCAACAGGCTCATTAAACACTTCTTCAGCAATCTTCCATCTCCTTATATCCCAGTACCGGTGCTCTTCAAAAGCCAACTCAATTCTTCTTTCGTTCTGTATGATGGCACGCATTTCCTCTGTGCTCATTCCCGGAGTTAGTCCGTACATTCCATCGTTACCGGACTCAATACCTGCTCTTGCTCTCAGGTCTTTTATTACCTGGTAAACTTCATCTGTTGCACCTGCACATTCATTCTGAGCTTCCGCAAAATTCAACAGCACCTCCGCGTAACGAAATGAAATCCAGTTATGTCGAACATCATAGTAATTAGCCTCATTTTCAAAAGGCCCCATGAATTTTCGCAAATAGTAACTGGTTTTTGTTTTCTGCGTTGCTCCGTCAGGATTATTTACTCCTCCGTCGAAAGTTTCTAAAGAAGTATTTAACCAGGATGCTCCGTTATGCAGCACGGTTTTCTTTAAACGCGGATCGCGGTTCTGATACATTGCTGAGGGATCATACCTGTATGCTGATGAAGTATCAGTAATTGACCTACCATCGAGCATCGGAAAGGCATCAACCAGGTTTTGAGATGGACTTGTCCTTCCGTTACCAAGATTTTGGCTGCTAAAACCAACTGGTCCGTTTGTTGTTTCAATGCTACGGCCGTTGCCCCCCTGACGGAAAAATATAATTTCCCGGTTGGCGTCTTCAATAAATACTTTATCAAACTCAGGTAACAATTGAAAATAGCTGTTATTGTCGATAAAGGATTTTGCAGCATCGGCAGCCAGTTTCCATCTGTCGGCACTGTAGTCAGTATAACCTGTTAATGGATTGGTTGCATTAATATTTCCTCCGTTAAACAAAGGACTTGCAGCATAAAGCAGCACTCTTGCTTTTAAAGCCAAGGCCGCTTCGCGTGTAACAACGTGCCCTTTTGTAGACAAGTCGGCAATCGGAGCAGTTCTTAAGCTATCTTTAATGGCATCAAGCTCGCTTACAATGTACTCAACACATTCTTCGAAGGTATTACGAGGTAACTCAATATCTTCTCCCAACTGATAAACATGATCACCTAAAACAGGCACACCTCCGTAACGTTTGATTAATTCGAAATAGTGAAGTGCACGAATAAAACGAGCCTCACTTTTCCATGCTCTGTTTAGCGGCTGCCCATCATTAAAAGTATCCATCAAAGGAACTTTATCAATATTCGTTATGAACGTAGTAGCCGTTCTTATTCCCTCGTAATACTGGTTCCATCGCATATCGGAACCAATCTGGCTTGCCGATGTATATTGTCCGGTAGCCAGTTTATAAACATCATTTTCTGTTAACGATGATGATATTGCATCATCGGTTGCGGCATCGAGATAATCGCCTCCAACACGGTTGTGTCCATTCTGCATTTGAGAATAAACCGAGTTTAGATATTGGTGAGCCTGAACGCCCAGCGAATCGGTTTCGGAAAATACAAAGTCCAGCGTGAACTGCTCCAAAGGAACAGACTCATAATCATCTGTACATGAAGTATTCAAAAGTGCCAAACCAACTCCCAACATCAGAATATATTTTTTAATTTTCATTACTTACAATTTTTAAGTTTATGTTAGAACTTGATATTTACTCCGCTACTAAGCACGCGCTGTGCAGGGTAGTTCCCGAAGTATGAGATTTCCGGATCAACAAGGTCACAGTCGGCCTTGGTAAATACATTTTGTCCGCTTACGAAGAACTTAACTTTGGTACCTCCGAAGAAACGATCGCTTATTGAAGAAGGCAGCGTGTAAGCCAGGTAAATATCCTTAACCCGGAAATAATCGCCCGACTTCACCCAGAATGATGATGCCCAGTTGTTAGGGCTCATGTTGTAAGTATTTCCTCCGGCTGAAAGGCGTGGATATTGTGCCGTTTCTTTTGTTTCAGGAGTCCATCGCTCAATCATATGCGTGTAGGCCTGACCATAGCTTTGTCCGTAGCCCTGGAAGCCGGCCATAAATGTGTTGTCACCTAAATACATATCACGATTGTATGCTCCCTGGAACATCACATGAAAGTCGAATCCTGCATAATTGAAACCTGCAGTCACTCCGTAATACGACAATGGTTTGTCGCCCCCGATCACAGTATGATCGTATTGGTTAATTACACCGTCGCCATTCAGGTCTTTGTACTTCACATCACCGGGAACAATATCAAATCCTTCGATTACTGCACTTTGTTCAATTTCTTCCGGTGAATTAAAAAATCCATCGGCAACAAGACCAAACAATGCCCCATCAGGCTGACCGGTAAGTTTATTGTACTCTTCCTGTTTGTACTGTTCATCAATAAACAATACTTCAGAAGCATTGATACCCCAGTTTGCAGTAACGAAATAGTTAAAGTTTCCAATATTATTTTGATAAGTAATACTGGCTTCTCCTCCTTTAAATAGCTTCTTACCAATATTTTCAGCCGGATAAGCAAAACCAAGCAAGGCGATGTCTTTTCCTCTGATCTGCAAGAGATCGAAGTACTTATCGCGATAATAGTCTGCGGTAATCGACAGGTGATCGTTAAACATACTAATGTCGGCTCCAACATTCAATTTATGTGCTTTCTCCCAGGTAATATTCTCATTTGCCAAAGGAGCATTATCTATGGTTGCAACGCCCAATGATTGCGAATACCCCTGCAGGTAAGTATAGTCCATTACACTTTGTCGGAATGTTTGACGCCATAAATAATAACCTGAGTTTTCAACGCCATTTCCTGTTCTACCAAATACCGACCTTATCTTAAGCTTGTTCAACCAATCCACATCGGCCAGAAAAGCCTCCTTTTTCATATTCCATCCCAAACCGGCAGCATAAAAAGTTCCCCATTGTTTGCCGGGCATGTAACGATTAAAATAACTTCTGTTTACAGCGGCTTCAACAAAATACTTTTCAGCATAATTATATTTTGCTTTGGCCGTAATATTTGCAGGTCGCATTGGTAAATCATAGTTGATCAGTATATTTTGCATATCGCCAACAAGCGAAGCATCGATATTGTGATCTCCTTTACTAACTTCATAGTTCAGAGCAAGCTGTCCGTACCAATAAGTTGAATTTGATACCGAAATAAAATTATTCGACTGAGGAGACAGATTTCCAAAAGGATCGTATGTTCCACCCACTCCATCTTCTGACGGAGTGTATTCATATACTAAACTGCGTTTACTGCGCTCAGTTGCACCTCTGTTTTGTGAAGAGATATTAGTGATAGCTGATGCCGACAAACCTTCTAAAAACCGCGACAAATCGTAGTTAAGATTAAGATTTGCCATGATATCGCGAGATTCGTCGGTGATATAACCCGAATTTATAGTTTGAGAATAGATGTTATTTGTAAAAGAAACATCGCCACCATATGAGCCATCAGGATTATAAATCGGATAGGCACTATTTGGTGTTCTGTAAATGTCGCTCAGAATATTCGAGTAACCGGCTCCGGGCTGATTTCCCTGTTCAATTCGACCAATTATTGTAACTCCAAGATTCAACTCTTTTGTAACATCAATATTGAGTTTTGAACTGATAAGATACCTGTCGAGCTCGAGGTTAGTATTATACGAATTCATCGGCGAAGTTTCAAACAATCCTTCCTGGTTGAAATACCCGACACTTACATAGTAACTGGCAGATTTACTTCCACCGGTAACGTTCAGGTTGTAACTCTGAATAGGTGCATTTTTATTTAAAGCTGTGTTGTACCAATCAACATTAGGATGTGTAAATTCATTCGTTCCATTTCTAAAGGCTTCAAAATCTTCAGCCGTGTAGGCAGGTGATTTACCATCGTTTTGTAATGCTTCATTTAACAAATATGCATATTGGTAGGCAGGTAATGCTTCAGGAGTATTTATTGCACTTTGCACGCCATATTTCCCTGTAAACGAAAGCTGAAATTTTCCTTTTGTCGGCTTTTTCGTTGTTATCAGTAAAACGCCCCTGGAACTTCTCATTCCCAATAAAATGGAAGATAACGCATCTCTTTGCATTGAAACAGATTCGATGTCTTCCGGATCAAGCGAGTACAATTCGCGCTGAATACCGTCAACCACAGTTACCGGTGCTATTCCTCTAGCGTTCAAATAAAACTGGCTATTATCGCTTGGTGTACCCTGTCCGGTAATTGGCACCGAACCGATCAAATCCTGGCTTGAGTTTGCACTTGTTGCAGGAACTCTGAAACCATGATGTTGCTGAACGTACAACCCGGAAAGTCTTCCTGAGAAAGAACTAATAATAGAATTTGAAAGCGTACTGCTTAATTCATTGTTGTAAATGGTTGAAGCTGCACCAAGGTATTCCTCTTTTGTGGTTTCTCCATACAACACATCCAAATTCTCGTGTTGTTCCAAATACTTTTCAACCAATTGAAACTCTGTTCCGGCATCAGTTAATAATCCGGGAGTTACTTTTATATACTTCTCGTAAAATTTAGGATGAGAAAGAATTAGAACCTCTCCATCCTTTGCATTGAGTTCAAATTGTCCTTGTTCATCAGATGAGATAACTGCATCATCTCCCTTTTTCTGAATCTTTACATTTGCAATTGGATTGCCATAATTGTCGACCACAATTCCAAGGTTAGAAACACTAACTTTTGAATCGTCATCTTGTCCGTAAACGGAAGCACTTCCAATTGAAAATATTAGGAGTGAAAGCAAGAGGATTTTCCTGCTAATCAATCTATATATGTTTTGCATAAATTCTAATTTTTAATGTGATTAAAATTGAAGTGTCTCCTTTACTTACATATGAATTCATAAACAAAGGGAGATTCTGTTCCATCTTCCGCTGTTTGTTGCAACTCAAGACTTCCATCTTCATTCAGGAATGAATAGTCGATCCTAATAATGGACTCATCATCCGGTATTCCGAAAAATCCGGCCGGCCAAAATGTTAAACTGTACGTATGCCCAAATTCATTCTCTTTAAGCATATTTGCTTTTTCTTCCATTCCACAAACGGTGTAAGCGTTACCGTTGTCGGTATAAGCGGTTCCGCAGAAATACACCTCACTTGCGTCATCCAGAATGTTCTCGCCAATATCGCCCTGGAATTTGATGGTAAGGATATCATCTTTAGTAGCATTAATTGGTTGTGCAGAATTATAATGTAATTCACAAAAATCGATTACACTTCCTTCTCCTTCTACCACTTCAAAACAGTCGGAATACATCACCTTGTTATGATCGGTACTGTTACTTAATCCGTCGTTTGTATGATTCAGGAAAAATCCGAGTTTGGCACGAAGATTATCAGGGCCGGTTTTTGTTTTTAACGAAACTGCGGCTTGTAATTTCTCGCCATTAGTAACATTGTACACCTCGTCTGACCAGTATACAATCCACTCCATATCGTCGAGTACGTTGGGTCCAACGCCGTATTTGTTTTTCAGACCGGCTTGCCAGGTTAGCCCATTTCCATTCCTGGGCAGGTTACCCTCCGGAATTAAAGACATAGTTTTTACACCTTCGTCGATGTTACTGGTATAAGTAACATCCGTATTGTTAGCAGCATCCCAGCTTTTGGGTACCAAATAACCAACTACCAGTCTTACATCGCTGCTATTCTCAGCCGGCTCCACCCTGATATTCATAGTGAAAGTTGCTACATCTCCGGCTTTTACACTGGATTCTTGGTCTACCGAATCCAGGTATAAACATTGGGTCAAAAGAAATAATACCAGTATCGGAATCACCTTTACCACCGATATACTTCTGACCTTTATATTAAATATTTTCATAAATGTTCTATTATTCTATTAATTAGATACTTCTTCCAAAATGTAGGTATATTGGTTACTGTGGCACCCCGGACTAAAAGTCAGTCCAATTTGACGTGTACCATCCACGATTGGAAAGTTTAAATCGGAAATAAGCGTCTCTGCTTCACCGTCAACGGTAAACAGAATTTTGAAGGGATACTGTGGGTCGTCCAAATCCCAACTCCCATTGTCGCTTACAATAAAGGGAAGATAGTTCTCGATGGTATAACTGTTATCAGCGTTAAAACTGACACTAAATTGACTAAAATCCATTAAATCAGTTATTTCCACATCGTTTCTGTAGGCTTCTATAATTTTCCAATTTCCTGCAATCGTCTTTTCACTTTCAACATATTCCTTGTCTTCAGTGTCTAACACATCGCAGCCACCGATTACAAATGCCATTACCGCTGAAAGAAACAGGAATCGTAGTATGTATTTTGATCTTTTCATCATATTCTGATTTTGTGAAAATTGATGTTCTGTTAGTAGTATGGATTTTGAACCAGCTCCGGCGATTTGGCTACCTCGGCATATGGTATCGGCCAGAAATACATGGCTTTTCTAAAAATCCTTTTGCGCACTTCAAATGTTTTATAGCTCGCCTCTTCACCATTCCTGGTTATTTCCATTCCATGCATGGTTTTGTTATCGGTTTGCTCAGCAATCATCCAACGGCGCACATCCCAAATTCTGAAACCTTCAATGGCAAGTTCTACACGTCTTTCATTTTGGATAAATTCGCGCATCGCTTCCTGGTTCATTCCGGAATCAATTCCATACATTCCGTCTTCACCCGGTTCAATTCCTGCCCGTTCGCGTATATTTTTCAAAATTTCAAAAACGTCAGTAGTTGGACCTTCGTATTCGTTTTGAGCTTCAGCATAATTGAGTAAAAGTTCGGCGTAACGCATTAGCGGGCGAGCCTGATTTACTTCGATAAAATAATTTGCTGCGGCTTGTTTGTGCTGTTGCTTTTTGAAGTAATAACCGGTAGGTGTTCCTGTGTAAACTGCATCTTGCCCCGCGGGTTGTCCATTGTAGTTGCCTAAATAAATATTTACCGGAACACTCTCGATTGAAGCATTTCTTAATGGAACCTGATCGTAAACAATACTGTTAAACAGACGGGGATCACGGTTCGCATACGGATCATTCGGATCATAACCGGAATTCGGATCAGTAATGGCTTTACCATTTTTCATCGGGAAGGCATCCACCAATTCCTGGTAGGGCCAGCCACCTCCGCCTCCACCTCTTGAAGGAGGTTGAAAAAGGTTTTCGCGCCACCTGCCCATTGCTCGTTTATGCTCGAGTATTGTACCGCTGTAAGCTCCGTCGGCAACCCAGTCGCTCGGAATATATTGCCGGTAAAAACCACGTCCTGCTTCTTCAGCATTATCAATATAAAGCGAATAGGCGTTCATTGAAATTACCTGACGGGCAGCATCGCGTGCTAATTTCCAACGTTCCGCAGAGTACTCAGGGTAACCTAAAAGTGGTTTAATATCAGGGAATTCGGAAGCAAAATCGCTACCGTTATATAACGGACTTGCAGCGTATAAAAGCACCCTTGCTTTTAATGCCATACAAGCACCGGCACCGGCATGTCCACGTTCCCGACCAGAAGGATTATTTGGTAAAACCTTAGCAGCTTCATCGCATTCTGAAACGATGTAATCTACGCACTCAGCAAAGGTGTTACGTACTGTATTAATTTCATCATCGCGTGTATAAACAACATCCCCGATTAAAGGAACACCTCCATAGTGACGTACTAGAACAAAGTAATACCAGGCTCTTAAAAAACGAGCTTCAGCAGCATAAATCTCCTTGCGCCCCTCTGCTATTGGCACTTCAGGAAGATGCTTAAGCAACTGATTGACTTTACGAATATTTTCATAAGGCCTAATCCACGAACTGTTATCAACAATTACCGAATTTACTGTACCCGTTGCAAATTGTACATCGGTTGTAATTGCTGATAACTGACGAGGCTCAGCCTCATCGCAAGCAGTTTGTAAACCACCACTTGATGTGCCCCAATCGTTAAATCGATCGAAATTACTGGCAAAACCAATATTGGTATAAATATCGGTTAAAAATGCAGTAGTGTATGTACTATCAGAGAAAACGGTTGCTTCATCAAGATCTGTCGTTACTGTTTCGTCCAGAAAGTCGGCAGAATTGCATGAAACCATAAACCAGATCCCCATTAGTACAATCACTGGATAAATGATTCTTTTCATAAGCGAAATAATTAGTTTATTCATATTTATTTAATTCATTTCCGTTAAGGTTGACATCGCTTTAAAAGCCTGTCAAATGCAAGTTTTAATAAACTTTTTGATAGCTACTCTTAAATTTTCATTGTCTGTTTAGTTCATAAATTCTTGTATTGTTTAGTTCTTATTTTGCGTTGAAACCGAGAATGGCAAATCTTCAACCGCAGTTCCACGGTTATAATTCGGCTGATTGCTCATTTTTAAATGAAGTACTCCACCGTTATTGATATCGTTGTAGGTAATCCAGTTTTTTGAGTAAGGCTTTCCGTTTAGTTCAGCCGATTCGATGTATACATTTTCAGGGCTGTTGTCGTCAGCCAGAATCACAAACTCATTCCCGTTTTCGAGTTTTATTGTGGCCTTTTGAAACAGCGGGCTACCAAGTACATACTGATCTGTTCCCGGGCAAACACTGTAAATTCCCAGCGCATTAAGCACATACCACGACGACAATCCTCCCTGGTCTTCATCGCCGGGATAACCCTGTGGAGAAGAATTGTATAACTGAGACATTACTTTACGAAGCTGTGCTTGTGCTTTCCATGGCTGACCTGAATAGTTATACAGAAATGGTACATGTTGACAAGGCTGATTGCCGTGCGCATATTGTCCCATGTTTGCATCAAGCATTTCTTTTATTTCGTGAATAACTTC
It contains:
- a CDS encoding RagB/SusD family nutrient uptake outer membrane protein, producing MKIKKYILMLGVGLALLNTSCTDDYESVPLEQFTLDFVFSETDSLGVQAHQYLNSVYSQMQNGHNRVGGDYLDAATDDAISSSLTENDVYKLATGQYTSASQIGSDMRWNQYYEGIRTATTFITNIDKVPLMDTFNDGQPLNRAWKSEARFIRALHYFELIKRYGGVPVLGDHVYQLGEDIELPRNTFEECVEYIVSELDAIKDSLRTAPIADLSTKGHVVTREAALALKARVLLYAASPLFNGGNINATNPLTGYTDYSADRWKLAADAAKSFIDNNSYFQLLPEFDKVFIEDANREIIFFRQGGNGRSIETTNGPVGFSSQNLGNGRTSPSQNLVDAFPMLDGRSITDTSSAYRYDPSAMYQNRDPRLKKTVLHNGASWLNTSLETFDGGVNNPDGATQKTKTSYYLRKFMGPFENEANYYDVRHNWISFRYAEVLLNFAEAQNECAGATDEVYQVIKDLRARAGIESGNDGMYGLTPGMSTEEMRAIIQNERRIELAFEEHRYWDIRRWKIAEEVFNEPVEGLVIIKSGGAMIPNFVDVLSTTFQERQYLYPIPYSEVIKNQNMVQNPGWE
- a CDS encoding SusC/RagA family TonB-linked outer membrane protein; translation: MQNIYRLISRKILLLSLLIFSIGSASVYGQDDDSKVSVSNLGIVVDNYGNPIANVKIQKKGDDAVISSDEQGQFELNAKDGEVLILSHPKFYEKYIKVTPGLLTDAGTEFQLVEKYLEQHENLDVLYGETTKEEYLGAASTIYNNELSSTLSNSIISSFSGRLSGLYVQQHHGFRVPATSANSSQDLIGSVPITGQGTPSDNSQFYLNARGIAPVTVVDGIQRELYSLDPEDIESVSMQRDALSSILLGMRSSRGVLLITTKKPTKGKFQLSFTGKYGVQSAINTPEALPAYQYAYLLNEALQNDGKSPAYTAEDFEAFRNGTNEFTHPNVDWYNTALNKNAPIQSYNLNVTGGSKSASYYVSVGYFNQEGLFETSPMNSYNTNLELDRYLISSKLNIDVTKELNLGVTIIGRIEQGNQPGAGYSNILSDIYRTPNSAYPIYNPDGSYGGDVSFTNNIYSQTINSGYITDESRDIMANLNLNYDLSRFLEGLSASAITNISSQNRGATERSKRSLVYEYTPSEDGVGGTYDPFGNLSPQSNNFISVSNSTYWYGQLALNYEVSKGDHNIDASLVGDMQNILINYDLPMRPANITAKAKYNYAEKYFVEAAVNRSYFNRYMPGKQWGTFYAAGLGWNMKKEAFLADVDWLNKLKIRSVFGRTGNGVENSGYYLWRQTFRQSVMDYTYLQGYSQSLGVATIDNAPLANENITWEKAHKLNVGADISMFNDHLSITADYYRDKYFDLLQIRGKDIALLGFAYPAENIGKKLFKGGEASITYQNNIGNFNYFVTANWGINASEVLFIDEQYKQEEYNKLTGQPDGALFGLVADGFFNSPEEIEQSAVIEGFDIVPGDVKYKDLNGDGVINQYDHTVIGGDKPLSYYGVTAGFNYAGFDFHVMFQGAYNRDMYLGDNTFMAGFQGYGQSYGQAYTHMIERWTPETKETAQYPRLSAGGNTYNMSPNNWASSFWVKSGDYFRVKDIYLAYTLPSSISDRFFGGTKVKFFVSGQNVFTKADCDLVDPEISYFGNYPAQRVLSSGVNIKF
- a CDS encoding DUF4961 domain-containing protein, whose translation is MKIFNIKVRSISVVKVIPILVLFLLTQCLYLDSVDQESSVKAGDVATFTMNIRVEPAENSSDVRLVVGYLVPKSWDAANNTDVTYTSNIDEGVKTMSLIPEGNLPRNGNGLTWQAGLKNKYGVGPNVLDDMEWIVYWSDEVYNVTNGEKLQAAVSLKTKTGPDNLRAKLGFFLNHTNDGLSNSTDHNKVMYSDCFEVVEGEGSVIDFCELHYNSAQPINATKDDILTIKFQGDIGENILDDASEVYFCGTAYTDNGNAYTVCGMEEKANMLKENEFGHTYSLTFWPAGFFGIPDDESIIRIDYSFLNEDGSLELQQTAEDGTESPFVYEFICK
- a CDS encoding DUF5004 domain-containing protein; translated protein: MMKRSKYILRFLFLSAVMAFVIGGCDVLDTEDKEYVESEKTIAGNWKIIEAYRNDVEITDLMDFSQFSVSFNADNSYTIENYLPFIVSDNGSWDLDDPQYPFKILFTVDGEAETLISDLNFPIVDGTRQIGLTFSPGCHSNQYTYILEEVSN
- a CDS encoding RagB/SusD family nutrient uptake outer membrane protein; amino-acid sequence: MKRIIYPVIVLMGIWFMVSCNSADFLDETVTTDLDEATVFSDSTYTTAFLTDIYTNIGFASNFDRFNDWGTSSGGLQTACDEAEPRQLSAITTDVQFATGTVNSVIVDNSSWIRPYENIRKVNQLLKHLPEVPIAEGRKEIYAAEARFLRAWYYFVLVRHYGGVPLIGDVVYTRDDEINTVRNTFAECVDYIVSECDEAAKVLPNNPSGRERGHAGAGACMALKARVLLYAASPLYNGSDFASEFPDIKPLLGYPEYSAERWKLARDAARQVISMNAYSLYIDNAEEAGRGFYRQYIPSDWVADGAYSGTILEHKRAMGRWRENLFQPPSRGGGGGGWPYQELVDAFPMKNGKAITDPNSGYDPNDPYANRDPRLFNSIVYDQVPLRNASIESVPVNIYLGNYNGQPAGQDAVYTGTPTGYYFKKQQHKQAAANYFIEVNQARPLMRYAELLLNYAEAQNEYEGPTTDVFEILKNIRERAGIEPGEDGMYGIDSGMNQEAMREFIQNERRVELAIEGFRIWDVRRWMIAEQTDNKTMHGMEITRNGEEASYKTFEVRKRIFRKAMYFWPIPYAEVAKSPELVQNPYY